The Gymnogyps californianus isolate 813 chromosome 19, ASM1813914v2, whole genome shotgun sequence DNA window TTCTCCCCACTGGTCAGGCAACTGCCATGATCTTTAGTCTGATTTTTATGAAGGCAGGTTCtagcatctttttcttttaatgtctcATGAGAACATAGTTAAGAAAGAAAGatagagagggagagaggaaaaagtgagCTGATGCTATAAAAAAGGCACTGCTTATGCCATGACAAAATAACCCTCATTTCCCAAATGTATCATGCTCAGAAATGACAGTACTTCACACTCTAACGCCTTTTTAAATCACTCGAAATGCCTCCTACCCTGGGAACGCGACTTTCATTTTGGCGCAGTTTGACACAACCCTGGAGCAGGCCCATCTAGGGaggtacatatatatgtgtgtgtgtgtattttacaAGCATGGGGAGAAAACCTGCCTAGATGAGGTGAGatactttttctgtaaattcGTGCCTTTTCCTACAGGTTAGATCCTCACAACTGCACAATTTTACTTTCTACAGTGAAAAATACCTGGAAACAACACTGTACTGTTTTCCTACATGTCCAACCCactattttcaagaaaaaaaaccaaccagaatATCCCTGCAGACactatttaagatttttaagcATTTGAGTTGTTGGACAGTTGATGCAGTGGCATCATAACAGCTCTCATTTTGCAGCAGTTTCAGGGTCCAGGGGTCTTTGGCACAGCTTACAGCGTATGGGATCTCTTTGTGCAGGTCTGGTTGCTGCCCTGTTCTTCCTTGCAAAGAGCTGACCGGAATAATCTGACTTTTTCTTGGATCTCGGTCAGGATGCCAATTTTTTGACCCACGACTGATTCAAACTGTGCAGCGTAAAAATCTACATTGTAGTCTATTTCCCCAGCCACTTCTAAGAATACTGTCAACCGCTGCAGAGATTCCTGATGCTCCTCCATAAGCGTTTTCTCAtccacttcttttctcttcttctgtgttttcccctCAGCATTGAAAGTAAATAGCTGGGGGGAGACTTCCTTGTCTGCCTGAACCACAAATAGCTGTAACTCAGCTGTCCTGGGACAGTTCTGAATCATCCGGGGTTTCTTCATGTCCTTCAGCTGACGTGGGAACCTGAACACCTCCTGACAGGGTTGTCCAAGGGAATTTAAATTCACCACCAGCTCCTTCACACGGTTGGCGTACCATAGGGTGTTAAGGGTGTGCTTGCAGGATCTCATTCCTGGAGAGACAGTGACAATCATGCAGGTACAGGAGTTTTCCCCTATAAATGAGTCCCTCAGGACCTGGCTGAGTTTGCTAGCCCTGAACGGGGTGTGGGCTCTGTTATGCCCCAATGCCCTCATACACTCCTTGAGTGCCAAGAGGCTTTTATTAATATCATCCTCCTCCAGCGTTGTTTGCCTGTCTGCAGTGGAGATGTCAGCTCCTCGCTCATTCCCAGCCAAATCAACCACGGAAAACTTGGCATACAAATGCCCTCTCTCTTGAGCATGATCTGGAAGATGGCATGGCTCCGTGAGGAGTGAGTGTTGGCAGAGGTCTTGCCTGACGTGCAACACTTGCTACCTGTTTCAATTAGCTTGATGACATCTTCCACACCGGTGACTTCTTCCTCCCACAGCCCCACCACTTGGATCTGCTGTTTACTGTCTTCCAGCACCCTCAGGTGCTTCTTCCAGTTCAGAAGGTCAAACACTTTGCTCCCATAAATATCAAAGAAGGCCCCGTAGACTTGAAGCTCCAGTTTCTGGCAGCTGGggtcctgcagcctgtggaagacaTCCTCGGCAACCAGGAGGTAGATCCCTTTGGAGGGCTCAGAGTTCTTGACAGAGAAACTGCCCCTCCTGGTGTGTGTCTTGCTGCCGCCTGTCTGGCCATAGGCAAAGCAGGTAGCCATGTTCCCCTGGAAGATGGTCTCCACCAGGGGCTGGGCGGTGTGCCTGTACACCAGCTCATTGGTGGCACAATCATCGAAGGCATGGTCAAAGCAGAAGACCTGGTTGTCCAGGTGCCATGTGAGGTCCAGCTTCTGCTTAGCTTCATGCACCGTCACCGTGTCCTGGCAGGGCACTGTCACTACATCGAAGTCGTTGAGCTCAGCCTCCTGTTGGTTCAGTGGCCGCCTCCGAACACACATGCAGTTGCGATGGGGCCAGCATGGTGTGGTGGCCCACAGTGCCTCGCAGTCCAGGTGGCTGCGGCATTTCTGGATCATGGCAATCACATCAGTCCTGGGGTGGAGTGAAGCAGTGGCCTGCTGGGCTTGCTGCTCCTGCACCTCCAGCCGCTGGTGTTCCCGCTGTTCTCACAGCCTTTCTATCTGCCGCACACATGGTGATGTCCACCTGGgtctgcagcccctggagccAGGCCAGGCAGCCACAGGGCCCCTGCTGTCCCCAGATGGGTTCTTCACTTTGATGGGCTGCGACAGCCATTCACTCACCAGGCTCTGGTCCCCTTTTGCTGACAGTGGGGCCTTGATGCTGGTTGTGGATGTGCTCCTTGGGGCCAGGGAGGGTTGAGGGCAAAGACGAGCTGGAGATCCACCTGCTTGCTCTTGTTTGCCCCTTTCTCGAGCCACTCCACAGTGATGCTGGAAGTGCTTTCATGGAGCTCTGTCACCAGTGCCGGGTGGATGCGCCCATCGCTGCGCTTGATCTCCACGTAGGTGCCCAACTGGATGCGCCCAAACTCCCCAGCCATGCTGTCCCTGTGCCTGGCCACAGCTGTGGGGTGGAGGTGCCCccctggctggggcaggcagggctggagcttgCCCCGGGCTGCAGAGGGTCCCATGGGGCTCAGCGCTGCCTGTGCCCGGCACTGTGTCACAGTGGCCCGGGTGGCCCTCCTGGGGGGCTGTGGAAGGGGTTCAGCTTCAAGGTTGAAAATATATGCGTTTTTAATCAGCTGCTATGGATGGAAGGAACATATAAAGCTGCCATCACCTGAAAAGGCCTATTTGAGTTTCCAGGCTGGCGTGCAGCTGCTGTGACACATCGTGTCTAATTAGATCAGTCATGTTGTGTTAAGCTAATGCCGGTGACACAAGAATTTATAGCAGTGACACAAGCACAGAGACTCAAGAGAGCCTTTTTGTCTTGCAGTGACcacacaaaaatgcagaaaacaacaTGTTGTTTTCAATTACCTTGAACAtaaattttgaattcttttaaaaggcTTTGCATGCCTTGAAGTCCCGCTTGAGAAAAAACGGgtttaatagaaaatgaatgaaaaatagagTTGCAGTGTGAGGGCAGTAGGTACATCTGCATCCACAAGGAAGAATTTGATATCACTTTGATAACTGGAACAGCTGATgatatttttaatccttttctgtAATGCTCTTCAGTCATCTAGATTCCTGAATAGAGAATGTCAAAGTTCTGGATACAGGAAAATCTTTTTAACATCTTGGCATAAGATTTTTGGTTCATTTTGGCAGGTAGATTCAGAAATTCAGTGGCCAGGActgttatttacaaaaatattcaaatgctATAGTAGCCCTAAGAAGAATGCTTGCAGAAGTAGTGATAAACTTACATAAGCTtgaagcaaataaaaccaattcAGAAGGTTTATTTTAGAAGATAATTATCTCCATTTGTTCTTGCCTTTTGACTGGTAACTTAAAATGATGAATTCAGGCAGTCTGAGATCACCAAAACTTAACAATAAGGAGAATCTTGGATGTCCTTATTTACCAACTCTCCTGTGGAGCCAAAACACCAATTAAGGTGTGTTATAATTTCTTGAAGGAAAGCAATTAATATTCACATTTCTGGTCTGGAGATGTAGGCACCATGACTACTGCTGCTTTCAGCTACTTGTGCTTGACTAAATTCTCATGCCTTTGAATGTGCTTTAAATGtgattcaaaacatttttatgtggGGAAATTATGGCACTGTTATAGAAAGATCTAGTTCTTGGGTCTCCATCTGAAAACGCCAGCCTGATGAAGGATGCAGAGTAgtaaaacagcagcaacttGTTGGCTAGATTTTGGAGATAAAAGCCTGCCATGTACACTGTTAGATAAGCTTGAAGAAATACAGAGCACCAGGGATATAGGGTAGAGCATAGCTGTGATTTTAAAGGCTTGTTCAGCTTTCCATGGCAACGTTGTCTCTCTTAGTACGAGTCCTCGCTCAAATTCTTTTGTCAGATCCTGAGGTCAAAACACCCCGGAgtagcaggctgcagcagtaTCCTATGAATGGGCCAGAGAGATATAATGAAATCAATCCTTGTGGCAAActgccttttctgtttaatgtttGGACACCTTTTTAGAATCTCGGACGGGCACCAGAGTTCAGTCAAGCTTCTGCGTGAGGAATTTGACATGCGCTCTTGGATAGCTTAACAACTTTTATTCATCTGATGTTCCTAGAGCATACATATGCTGTAACATGTGCTTGAGTAACTCTGCAAGCATACCCACCAAGCCGTGTAAGCAGTTGCTcatcttgtttttaattagtgATATCGTTGTAAGAGAAGATGACTCAATTTcgtaaaaatattgaaatagcCCCAAATAACCGTAACAGAAATCTAATTTGGGGAGTGTTACTAGGCTTATTACGGCAGTGCTCAGAGAAAGATGGCTTTTTAAAGCAGCCTAACTGATTGAGGGTTGCCACCGAATTTCAGTTAGATTGAGATTCATTTTCCAATGCTCTTAGAATACAAATTTTCAGCCcaaataaatactgaagaaaaagaggggaCGTCCAAATACTGTCAGTTGTACATTCCCTGTATAGAAAAGGTAATATAACCTCAGTGTGGGGCCAGGATCGTTTTGGATCTATGATAATATACTTAGTAAATAAGACAACCACACTTCAAACCCTCTGACCCAAAATGGAGCCAAAGATGCCAGTATTTCTCACGGCTGGACCATATATTAagtaaacaaaaagataaaattgtCACATATTGGTTTATTTGCAAAACCAGCAAATTGCCAATGTTGTAACTTGccaaaaaataaactcagaaatTATGCTATTGATCAGGCACAattttttgacctt harbors:
- the KIF2B gene encoding LOW QUALITY PROTEIN: kinesin-like protein KIF2B (The sequence of the model RefSeq protein was modified relative to this genomic sequence to represent the inferred CDS: inserted 2 bases in 2 codons; substituted 1 base at 1 genomic stop codon) encodes the protein MAGEFGRIQLGTYVEIKRSDGRIHPALVTELHESTSSITVEWLEKGANKSKQVDLQLVFALNPXLAPRSTSTTSIKAPLSAKGDQSLVSEWLSQPIKVKNPSGDSRGPVAAWPGSRGCRPRWTSPCVRQIERLXEQREHQRLEVQEQQAQQATASLHPRTDVIAMIQKCRSHLDCEALWATTPCWPHRNCMCVRRRPLNQQEAELNDFDVVTVPCQDTVTVHEAKQKLDLTWHLDNQVFCFDHAFDDCATNELVYRHTAQPLVETIFQGNMATCFAYGQTGGSKTHTRRGSFSVKNSEPSKGIYLLVAEDVFHRLQDPSCQKLELQVYGAFFDIYGSKVFDLLNWKKHLRVLEDSKQQIQVVGLWEEEVTGVEDVIKLIETGSKCCTSGKTSANTHSSRSHAIFQIMLKXRGHLYAKFSVVDLAGNERGADISTADRQTTLEEDDINKSLLALKECMRALGHNRAHTPFRASKLSQVLRDSFIGENSCTCMIVTVSPGMRSCKHTLNTLWYANRVKELVVNLNSLGQPCQEVFRFPRQLKDMKKPRMIQNCPRTAELQLFVVQADKEVSPQLFTFNAEGKTQKKRKEVDEKTLMEEHQESLQRLTVFLEVAGEIDYNVDFYAAQFESVVGQKIGILTEIQEKVRLFRSALCKEEQGSNQTCTKRSHTL